The following proteins are encoded in a genomic region of Gossypium hirsutum isolate 1008001.06 chromosome D05, Gossypium_hirsutum_v2.1, whole genome shotgun sequence:
- the LOC121217732 gene encoding WRKY transcription factor 71: protein MSDHGFRDFYYHGGAFNNIDHDQQSYGGETDHMYRVSSSSIDPSYMSFTDCLHSTSMDYGSLEKAFGLSPTSSEVFSSVEGGNRTMMKQHVGADELGGNTGEVTATLNSSVSSSSSEAGCEEDSDKSKKDGQPKGSDDGGESSKKGNKAKMKGEKKQREPRFAFVTKSEVDQLEDGYRWRKYGQKAVKNSPYPRSYYRCTTQKCTVKKRVERSFQDPSTVITTYEGQHNHPLPTTLRGSAAGLFPPSMFPPSMLTPSPLGRPSFPHELLMQMPNYHHQMNNQAPAGSMFAENFSPFHQYVHQHQVPDYGLLQDMVPSTFLKHEP from the exons ATGTCGGATCATGGATTCAGAGACTTTTACTACCATGGGGGTGCATTCAACAATATTGATCATGATCAGCAAAGTTATGGTGGTGAAACTGATCACATGTACAGGGTTTCATCGTCCTCCATTGATCCTTCCTACATGAGCTTCACCGATTGCTTACACAGTACTTCCATGGACTACGGTTCACTTGAGAAAGCTTTCGGTCTGTCACCTACGTCGTCGGAAGTGTTTTCTTCCGTCGAAGGCGGCAATCGGACAATGATGAAGCAGCACGTTGGGGCGGATGAATTAGGAGGCAATACCGGTGAAGTTACGGCGACTCTTAATTCTTCTGTTTCTTCTTCATCAAGTGAGGCTGGTTGCGAAGAAGATTCAGACAAGAGTAAGAAAGATGGGCAGCCAAAAGGATCGGACGATGGCGGTGAAAGCTCAAAGAAAGG AAACAAAGCGAAAATGAAAGGGGAGAAGAAGCAAAGAGAACCACGATTTGCTTTCGTAACTAAAAGTGAAGTTGATCAGTTAGAAGACGGGTATAGATGGAGAAAATATGGACAAAAAGCTGTGAAAAACAGTCCATACCCGAG AAGCTACTACAGGTGCACTACTCAGAAGTGCACGGTGAAGAAAAGAGTAGAGAGGTCATTCCAGGATCCGTCCACTGTGATCACAACATACGAAGGTCAACACAACCACCCACTTCCGACAACACTGAGAGGAAGCGCAGCTGGGTTGTTCCCACCTTCCATGTTCCCACCTTCCATGTTAACCCCATCGCCACTGGGGAGACCAAGCTTCCCGCACGAGTTGCTCATGCAGATGCCTAACTATCATCATCAGATGAATAACCAAGCACCCGCTGGTTCAATGTTTGCCGAAAACTTTAGCCCTTTTCATCAGTACGTCCATCAACACCAGGTTCCTGACTATGGACTTCTTCAAGACATGGTTCCTTCCACGTTCCTTAAACATGAACCATGA